A region of Desulfolucanica intricata DNA encodes the following proteins:
- a CDS encoding recombinase family protein, with protein sequence MRVELKGKVGEMMSHIPFGYTIQNGRAVVNEEEAVKIEKLFEAYLSGLSLTEAAQKAGIKRYHTSIARMLSDKRYVKDKFYPPIISRNIFEKAQLERRRRAEALGRIYEHKGNEKKCMNFRFHASMPDNLYEDPFQQAEYAYSLIKSEVILDDNQECYGNSCP encoded by the coding sequence ATGCGGGTTGAACTTAAGGGAAAGGTTGGTGAAATGATGAGCCATATACCTTTTGGATATACCATTCAAAACGGCAGGGCTGTCGTTAATGAAGAGGAAGCAGTTAAGATTGAGAAACTATTTGAGGCTTATCTTTCCGGGCTTTCTTTAACCGAAGCAGCCCAAAAAGCGGGCATTAAGCGCTACCACACATCTATTGCAAGAATGCTTTCAGATAAACGGTATGTTAAGGATAAATTCTATCCGCCAATTATCAGCAGGAATATATTCGAAAAAGCACAACTGGAAAGACGCAGGCGAGCTGAGGCACTTGGCAGGATTTATGAACATAAAGGAAATGAAAAGAAATGCATGAATTTTAGGTTTCATGCTTCAATGCCGGATAATCTATACGAGGATCCATTTCAGCAGGCAGAGTATGCTTATAGTCTTATTAAGAGCGAGGTGATTTTAGATGACAACCAGGAATGTTACGGTAATTCCTGCCCGTAA
- a CDS encoding transposase, whose product MGKQKKQYSAEFKQDAVNYYLSSGKSLEQVAGDLKVSKSTLSKWAASAKTNNGTVNHRGSGNYSSDAEKEIARLKKELKDSRDALDILKKAIGILNN is encoded by the coding sequence ATGGGAAAACAGAAAAAACAATACAGTGCTGAGTTCAAACAGGATGCTGTAAATTATTATCTTTCATCAGGCAAAAGCCTAGAACAAGTAGCTGGAGATCTTAAAGTTAGTAAGTCAACCTTAAGTAAGTGGGCAGCAAGTGCTAAAACAAATAATGGCACTGTTAATCACAGAGGATCAGGCAATTATAGTTCAGATGCTGAAAAAGAAATTGCTCGCTTAAAGAAAGAACTAAAAGATTCAAGGGATGCGTTGGACATCTTAAAAAAGGCTATAGGCATACTGAACAACTAA